One genomic segment of Polynucleobacter sp. MWH-UH2A includes these proteins:
- a CDS encoding transglycosylase SLT domain-containing protein, translated as MSKCVTNNLSEMQGSQPAMLAAKDLLAHAMAPVYRVINGLLVVTVFMVVGLWLSGNGTNAGAFDLARILVPDEARHIVWSNGFGMLDQYKGNENVATASDTDIASVIYQKSGQHASGLASVKQQTVALLMPSVAQVQVKSISHLADRIPASKLDPQALDSNLMGSIQNQRAVADFFEKKYSLDRNKIEEYVSNTILIAKEVNIDPVLLLAVISVESNFNPNTKSQAGAEGLMQVMTSVHREKYALYGGTQQAVKPEVNIRVGAYILKYLIATAGSLRNGLKYYVGAANAEDDGGYADKVLAERNRLIGLCQTKSINRLTLNGKSIRS; from the coding sequence ATGAGTAAATGTGTAACGAACAATTTGAGTGAAATGCAGGGGTCGCAACCAGCGATGTTGGCTGCGAAAGACCTGTTAGCCCATGCTATGGCTCCGGTTTACCGAGTCATTAATGGCTTGCTCGTTGTTACGGTATTTATGGTGGTTGGCCTTTGGCTTTCTGGCAATGGCACCAACGCTGGCGCCTTTGACTTGGCCCGCATATTAGTTCCAGACGAGGCACGTCACATCGTGTGGAGCAATGGCTTTGGCATGCTCGATCAATACAAGGGTAACGAGAATGTCGCTACAGCCTCTGATACGGATATCGCTTCAGTGATTTATCAAAAATCAGGCCAGCATGCTTCTGGATTGGCGAGCGTGAAGCAGCAAACGGTTGCTTTGTTGATGCCTTCAGTAGCGCAAGTGCAAGTGAAGTCTATTTCTCATTTGGCTGATCGCATTCCAGCATCTAAGTTAGATCCCCAGGCGCTGGATAGCAATCTAATGGGCTCTATTCAGAATCAACGCGCTGTGGCGGACTTCTTTGAAAAAAAATATAGCCTCGATCGCAACAAGATTGAGGAATATGTTTCGAATACGATTTTGATTGCCAAAGAAGTCAATATTGATCCTGTGTTGTTGCTTGCAGTCATTTCGGTGGAATCGAATTTCAATCCAAATACTAAGAGTCAGGCTGGCGCAGAAGGTCTCATGCAAGTCATGACTTCAGTACATCGTGAAAAATATGCCTTGTATGGCGGAACTCAGCAGGCTGTGAAACCCGAAGTGAATATTCGTGTTGGCGCTTATATTCTGAAGTACTTAATTGCTACAGCGGGTTCATTGCGTAATGGTTTGAAGTATTACGTTGGCGCTGCTAACGCCGAAGATGATGGCGGCTATGCTGACAAGGTATTGGCAGAGCGCAATCGCTTGATTGGTCTGTGCCAGA
- a CDS encoding DUF6662 family protein, producing MKLTIKRLLAFSLFLAATLHFSFANAGEGVFGWIYTLDLQPKGTLEFEQRLQLNQQQAAGSYEAWTARTELEYGLTNDLQIAGYINSYYTSANQNYTNPEACEDAASCTGGYGVPSSHDPSTAYRKSGIEGGSLEAIYRITNPVTSPVGVGLYLEPSWGRNKDEIEARLLLQSNFIDDRLVVASNIVVANERLKFIENGNVPESMLDILVGASYRFAPKWSAGVEARFHNDYSELNLRNQVQRATFIGPNLHYAAKDWWVTGAWRYQLAGGTCMGGGEAECSNARVWDSHSVNEYILKVGFPIN from the coding sequence ATGAAACTCACTATCAAAAGACTTTTGGCCTTCAGCCTTTTTCTTGCCGCCACCTTGCACTTCTCTTTTGCCAATGCTGGTGAAGGCGTATTTGGCTGGATCTATACACTCGATTTACAACCCAAAGGAACGTTAGAATTCGAGCAACGCCTACAGCTCAATCAACAGCAAGCTGCAGGAAGCTACGAAGCCTGGACCGCAAGAACAGAATTGGAGTACGGCCTCACCAACGATTTACAAATCGCTGGCTACATTAATTCTTATTACACCAGCGCCAACCAAAACTACACCAACCCAGAAGCTTGTGAAGATGCCGCGAGTTGTACCGGTGGCTATGGCGTTCCCTCCTCCCATGATCCTTCCACGGCCTATAGAAAAAGTGGTATTGAGGGTGGGTCTCTAGAGGCAATTTATCGCATTACCAATCCCGTCACTTCGCCCGTTGGTGTAGGACTCTACCTTGAGCCTAGCTGGGGAAGAAATAAAGATGAGATCGAAGCGCGACTCTTGCTGCAATCAAACTTTATTGATGATCGCCTGGTGGTCGCCAGCAATATCGTGGTTGCTAATGAGCGCCTGAAATTTATTGAAAACGGCAACGTCCCAGAATCAATGCTCGACATCTTGGTTGGCGCAAGCTATCGTTTTGCTCCAAAGTGGTCAGCTGGTGTTGAGGCACGCTTTCATAATGATTATTCTGAACTCAACTTACGCAATCAAGTTCAGCGCGCAACCTTTATTGGCCCCAATCTACACTATGCAGCTAAAGACTGGTGGGTCACTGGTGCATGGCGTTACCAGTTGGCTGGCGGAACCTGCATGGGTGGAGGTGAAGCTGAATGCTCGAATGCGCGAGTATGGGATAGCCATAGTGTGAATGAATACATTCTGAAGGTGGGTTTTCCAATTAATTAA
- a CDS encoding ABC transporter ATP-binding protein — protein sequence MLSIKNLEAGYGKVKVLHGINIDVPKGQVITLIGSNGAGKTTTMRAITGMIKPTAGEVSLGGEKIDGYDSHKIARLGLAHSPEGRRVFTTMSVTDNLLLGAFPRFTGSRPKGDIKSDLEKALEMFPRLKERRNQLAGTLSGGEQQMLAMARAVMLNPEIILLDEPSMGLAPILVEEVFKIISNLKSQGVTMLLVEQFAAAALNVADYGYVLENGKIATHGPAAKLKDDPAVKAAYLGGAGGH from the coding sequence ATGTTATCTATTAAGAATCTTGAAGCAGGCTACGGAAAAGTCAAAGTACTCCACGGCATCAATATTGATGTGCCTAAAGGGCAGGTGATCACCTTGATTGGCTCCAACGGTGCTGGCAAAACCACAACCATGCGTGCCATCACCGGCATGATCAAGCCTACTGCGGGCGAAGTCAGCTTGGGCGGTGAAAAAATTGATGGTTACGACTCTCATAAAATTGCGCGCTTAGGTTTAGCCCATAGCCCAGAGGGTCGTCGCGTATTCACTACCATGTCGGTTACCGACAATTTGTTGCTGGGCGCATTTCCACGCTTCACTGGAAGCCGTCCAAAAGGCGATATCAAGAGCGATTTAGAAAAAGCCCTAGAAATGTTCCCTCGCTTAAAAGAGCGTCGTAATCAATTGGCGGGCACATTATCTGGCGGTGAGCAGCAGATGTTGGCAATGGCTCGCGCAGTGATGTTAAATCCAGAGATCATTCTCTTAGATGAACCTTCAATGGGTCTTGCGCCAATTTTGGTGGAGGAGGTTTTCAAGATCATTTCTAATCTGAAGTCTCAAGGCGTGACCATGTTGTTGGTTGAGCAATTTGCTGCAGCGGCTTTAAATGTTGCCGACTATGGTTATGTATTGGAGAACGGCAAGATTGCGACTCATGGCCCAGCAGCCAAACTCAAAGACGATCCCGCAGTTAAAGCAGCGTACTTGGGTGGAGCAGGGGGTCACTAA
- a CDS encoding DNA/RNA non-specific endonuclease: protein MNPNRKSSVLFHFISLIGLVGYLLTPLSAFALFDNCKDLFPNQRIPTAPQVGRDLCFDSFAIYYSTQDKKPIYVVEKLNREQLMAPHPRRSNQFYEEARLPFSERALLSDYRGSGYDRGHNAPAGDMSNERAMAQSFSLANMMPQARQNNQGIWAKNVEEPTRHYAKRATGDIYVFTGSTGNQGSIGRGHVTIPSHLYKLVYDPSKNLAWAFWIENSNDALMTPPISYAELVSKTGIDFQLPIQTTQTVQSISTQSNKTQTANSIGGWYPVFFDVYSAEKVNAILTSIRSGKVASIQIQYDQNADLAHRIATLLQSQTQVTVELSQSSPPDTPGVTYERKRVTVIIRSKAN, encoded by the coding sequence ATGAATCCAAATCGCAAATCATCTGTCTTATTTCACTTCATTAGCCTCATTGGCCTAGTTGGATACTTACTCACGCCGCTAAGCGCCTTTGCGCTATTTGATAACTGCAAGGACCTCTTTCCCAATCAACGCATTCCTACTGCCCCTCAAGTGGGTCGCGACCTGTGCTTTGATAGTTTTGCGATCTATTACTCTACTCAAGACAAGAAACCTATCTATGTTGTGGAGAAGCTCAATCGAGAGCAGCTAATGGCTCCGCATCCACGCAGAAGCAACCAGTTCTATGAAGAGGCTCGACTTCCCTTCTCAGAAAGAGCCCTTCTCTCTGACTATCGGGGCAGCGGCTACGACCGAGGCCACAACGCCCCAGCAGGCGATATGAGTAATGAGAGGGCTATGGCTCAATCATTCTCTCTGGCCAATATGATGCCGCAGGCTAGACAAAATAATCAGGGTATTTGGGCTAAGAATGTAGAAGAGCCAACTAGACACTATGCCAAACGAGCTACAGGCGATATTTATGTCTTTACTGGCTCAACCGGCAATCAAGGAAGCATAGGTAGAGGTCATGTCACGATACCGAGTCATTTATATAAATTGGTATATGACCCCAGCAAAAATCTGGCGTGGGCTTTTTGGATTGAAAATTCCAATGACGCATTGATGACGCCACCAATTTCTTATGCAGAGTTAGTGAGTAAAACTGGGATTGACTTTCAGTTGCCGATTCAAACTACCCAAACTGTGCAATCTATATCAACTCAAAGCAATAAGACTCAGACTGCGAACTCCATCGGTGGCTGGTATCCCGTATTTTTTGATGTGTATTCGGCTGAGAAGGTAAATGCCATTCTGACCAGCATTCGCTCAGGCAAAGTTGCTAGCATTCAGATTCAATATGACCAGAATGCCGATCTTGCCCATCGTATCGCTACTCTGCTCCAGTCACAAACCCAGGTAACAGTTGAGCTTAGTCAAAGCAGTCCGCCAGATACCCCTGGAGTCACTTACGAGCGCAAGCGTGTAACCGTCATCATTCGATCAAAAGCAAATTAA
- a CDS encoding DUF3820 family protein, with the protein MDSQALEKLVLMKMPFGKHAGRAIADLPGNYLAWFAREGFPKGELGELLELMHTLDHNGLRGLLAPIQNAQKLQKAHEVRD; encoded by the coding sequence ATGGATTCACAAGCATTAGAAAAATTGGTTTTAATGAAAATGCCATTTGGCAAACATGCAGGTCGTGCGATAGCTGACTTGCCTGGAAATTATTTGGCTTGGTTTGCGCGTGAAGGATTTCCGAAGGGCGAGCTTGGTGAATTGCTGGAGTTAATGCATACCTTGGATCACAACGGCTTACGCGGCCTCTTGGCGCCTATTCAGAATGCGCAAAAATTGCAAAAAGCCCACGAGGTACGAGATTAA